The genome window aacaagctaaaccttctactaagcttctactattgcgttgctagcacccgtaaatacaaaagatggccgctatgtgttgagaaccaagaacgctttccagaaatacccgatgtagtagcttcaacgaggttatgaaacaggtcattcgtattattattataaattatttgttatattcgggttaagcgattatgatttttttagtctatcgtatcgctgaagttattgttgaacttatgttcaacgttttataaattgagaatataaataagcgtcaactttttcccaaatctctcaatttacgacctgtactacgtcattgagttgtatgtgagagcgtaacctattgcgttgttatcgcccgtaaactttcctttgtttatcgacaggcgcatctattaatagcctcatatcatgaatgccaaaacacccgcgaaaaagaaccacgtgaccaaataggacgctaaacgcaaataccatgcgactacgactttaattatgtaagaacgctccgcaattcctctgaagccggggccttgtgattgcttttacgtaaagaattgacctctaactgaagtaaacaaaggaaacgcagcacctaattgacccattccttctatgtgcgaaggcagattgaattttactaatgtatggtttgcctattataacacacattataatgcggtaaatatgcgactaaaagtaaaaaacactataattaaacttttgtttttaattaagttatttagaaaccaaaattccaaaccttatttcaaaacagcaagactacattttttagagaatattcttgttatatttaaatgttttttaatagtttcagcgataatgaatcatttttatgttgtctatcgtatccctgtaataattgttgaactcgtggtcaacgtgttattaattgagacctgtgaatataaacaagcgtaaccttatactagtgcgtaattctcacccggactcccctttgtttatcgccagcctcagatttatgaatgagatgagcgaaaatactacgtcacgcagacgcagcagaaagtggactattttaatcattcataaacaatctcctccgcgacacgtgcaatacgatcattgttttttttattcttttctataaaacaccattcgaaactattgcatttaacacgatattaatataatgtttccatttgtgaataaacataattggagaactcaaacctcttgcataaattatacaactctttcttcgcgcgtagtgtaagcgggaattgggctaatcatacccaggccgtatcgacctgaattttacatcaagcacattagacggtcgctaaagcgaccatctaaaaatcgaaaataatcaaagcgctgcgCGCTCTAAATGTCACTATACGCTATATTCGTAATTGTGTGGCTGCAGAAATGTCCTTCATTTCGCCGGTATTCGGTTCGAGGAGTATCCAGTTCGTTAACGGTCCGGAGGCCAGAGAGAGACGCCGAAAGTACGACATGTATCTCAGAAAAGACGCTGTGCATTCACACTTTTATACGTTCAAGCAGGTATGATAATGACATAAATTTGGGGaattcaatcaaataaaaaaataatcaacaatattattttttcattgttttatcaaaCAGTTCTTAATATCAACTTATAATTTATGCTTTGAGTACGTAATTTACTAATACAAATAACGCATGATATAGAAAGTTCTGCTTGAAGGTAAAACATTTCATTCAGacatgcatatattttatatatacaagttGTATATCATTCAAGTGCTTTCGAAAAGGCAAagtttattacattatttattattgtcGATATATGATTACACAAAGTTTGCAAAAGcgttttcaaaaatgactttttgttCTTAGAACTGTGTTTGGTTCTTTAAATAATAAGGTATACGCATTTCTATTTCGGAAATAATGTCCATAAAACGCAACGGCTTCCTGCAATTGATACGAGCCTCGCTCTGAAAAACGGTGCCAAACGTCTGCAAAGGCTAATGTGTGACTTttcgcctttatggtatttttcgtttaaaagaagtacCTTTCCGCTTATAAGCCCCCCTCCCCCTGTTTTCTCAAAGCGCGGTTCATATTGACTTTACGAATCTATTTATTCTTGTAGATAGCTGACGAGACCACGTGTCAGCTCGGCGCATTGGAGGACCCAGACCACGTGACCATTTACGACGTGGCGTTCCAGATGGCGTGCCGGGCGGTAGGCGTGGCGCTGTTCGAAGAGTACTTCAGCCATGATGACAACATACTCACCTTTAAAGCTCTCTATGAACAAGTGAGTATTTTGAGATGACAACATACTCACCTTCAAAGCTCTCTATGAGCAAGTGAGTATTGTGTGACGACAACATACTCACCTTCAAAGCTCTCTATGAACAACTGCGTATTGTGTGATGACAACATACTCACATTCAAAGCTCTCTATGAACAAGTGAGCATTGTAATATGACAATATACTCACCTTCAAAACTCTCTATGAACAAGTGAGTCTTATGAGATGACAACATACTCACCTTCAAAGCTCTCTATGAACAAGTGAGTATTTTGAGATGACAAAATACTCACCTTCAAAGCTCTCTATGAACAAGAGAGTATTGTGAGATGACAATATACGCACCTTCAAAACTCTCTTTGAACAAGTGAGTATTGTGATATGACAATATACTCACCTTCAAAGCTCTCTATGAACAAGTGAGTATTGTGATATGACAATATACTCACCTTCAAAGCTCTCTATGAACATGTGAGTATTGTGAGATGACAATATACGCACCTTCAAAACTCTCTATGTATAAGTGAGTATTGTGATATGACAATATACTCAACTTCAAAGCTCTGTATGAACAAATGAGTATTGTGATATGGCAATATTCTCACCTTCAAAACTCTCTTTGAACAAGTGAGTATTGTGATATGACAATATACTCACCTTCAAAATTCTCTATGAATAAGTGAGTATTGTGATATGACAATATACTCACACTCAAAGCTCTCGATGAATAAGTGAGTCTGCTGCATTGCAAGTAGATTATTTTTCTTTTAGCATAATTTTTCCACAGATGTGAACAGATgcaacagtgttgttttttttaaataaatatttgaattgatTTCGCACATACGTTTTTCTTCAAAATGTGAAATGTTATTTGATACCTGTGCTCACATTCAGATATGCCATACAATAGAGTCGTAATAAATACCAAACTGAAGAGGTATATTATTGCTCTGAAACTGAGAAATATTGTGTGTGGTTTTTTGCAATTTCTTAGAAATAAGAAAATAATGGATAAGGGTTAATTGTCGTAAAAAAGAGAAGCAGTTAATGGAAGAAACGATACAGAATCGACGTGTGAGGAAATCAATTATGTTCATTTAGATTCATTGTGACAAAGCGTTAAAGTAAATAGTTTGCATTTCTATAAATAAGCTTTCAACCCGTAAAATTCCGAAAtcgaaaatgaaaaatatatatatatatctgatttAATTATAGAAATGTATCAAACGTGGATGAATTGATATTgcataaaatgtatgtaaacttAACTTTATTGTACCTTCTGAACACAATAACGATTGaaagaatgaaatttaaatatttcaattctttttgtcattatataattgatataagtttgGGTGGAAAATAGTTTTAATTTTACCGAGTCTTTTCAGGACTTGCAGGCTTTTCATGAGAAATATCAGACATCAATACCACCCGTCTAAATATTATAGAATAAAAGCCTGCTTCACAATCCCAAAGGAAATTATTTTACACAAGCCTAATATATGTTTTATCAAACATGTCCAGGAGgctatttttgtatttaaatgctcTATTTAAGAGCGAGAATCATTTCCGATCATTAATCATAACGCAATGATGTAATATCTGATATTTTAACATGTCATACGTATTTAACATTGATATAGATGTAATAATTACTGTTTTGCATTTAAGTTCTGGCCAGTTTTGGAAAAGAACTTTACATCCGGGCTACCTGAGGAAGGAATGGACGAAAGTGAGCATTTCTATAGCAGTAAGTTAGCTAGTGATGTCATCATCATCGTTTGTcatgatatataaataatatgccaTGTCGCTTATAAATACTCAAGAAGGAATTGTATATGACAGTTATATTTTCGTATTTTTTATGAACATGGCGAATAACGACAATGTTTtgtaaatacattatattaataGTGAACTGTTAAATACATAAACAAGAACGCATATTTGATAAGACACATAAATCTTTCTTTGAAATACAACTTAAGTATGCATTTGATAATAGTAAATGCATGAAACCTCATTCGACTATATtctgtatatattcatgtaaaataaatttatgaaGTAGCGACATGTTCATATTGTAAATTAAACGTCCTCATTTTACTAGTTGTTCAGGACGTCCACCACATTGTCCGGAGCATGATTGAAGATCACGTAACCAGCGGCACTGACCGGAAGTTCATTGATGTCGTCATGGAATCGAATCTTGACCAGACTACAGTCTACGGCGACATTTTGGTGTATCTTGTCGGCGGCTTTCACAGTGTCAGCACAAGTAAGGTGTTGTAACGCTGCTTTTTAACAATTAGTTAGGTTTAATTGGTCGATGTCAGCATAGGAAGCAATTCAACGTACACCGGGTtcacttaaaaatacaattttcacCAGATACGGAAATGGTCTTAAAGGCATAAGGCCATACTCTGGGTGCGTTTTAGTATATCTTCCGTACTCAGGGTACTTAGTATATCTTGTATTCTTAAGAGTAACCGCTGTACTTTCAAGGAGTACCTGGACCGACAACGACTAATCGAGCATAAGTAAGCTAACGCTTGCATGCgtgcattgcaacgctttacgGAATCGTCTTTTTATAGCGACGATTTATTAAGTAATCAAATCGATATGCTCATGATAATCGCCATCATTCAATTGAAATCGATGTAATGGGTATAGACCACCGGTCTATACAAGGTCTTTTGCTCCCCATTGGGGTAAATTATTTGACATGTCTAATTTTTCTAAAAGTCCCATGCTTAGCGAGGATTTTTCAGGTTTCCTGTAgagttttgattggttgttgTGTTGTGTCAGTTACCGTCTTATTAAAGTGTGTTGGTCTCACATAAATCCATCGTCTGTTACACATAAGGCATTGCGTGTGTGGGGTTGAAAGAAACGGGGAAAAAATCTCATTCATTCTTAAGCACTCTTGGTCTATTTGATTATGTCTATATGATCTTGTATATCGTACTGGTATTATTCAATCGCGTGAAATTGCGTTATTGCATCTTTTGATTGCGAATATAGAATGCCTGCTTAAATTTTAAACCGTTGGCTACTAAAGAATTCGCTTCCACAACCATACTAAATGTCCGATACATATTCTATTCTTGTTTTTTCCTGAAAGGAACATGTTAACCGAGCATGTAGCAGGTTAGCTATGCACGTTTTTTCGCACAAGCAATCGTTAAACCCCATTTCCAGCCATATTTCTCGTTTAAGCCCTGACCTGGTGCCTCTACCACGCGGCGCTCTACCCGCAAATGCAGACCCGGATACACGGCGAGCTCTCGCACGTGCTGGGACGCGCTCATATTCAACCAAGCGCACTTCCGGAACTGAAGTACGTACCTTCTGTAATAAGCCCAACACATCAGTCGTTTGGAATCTCTGCTGATCACAATCTTTGGTGCACTAGCTCCTCGTGTAGGCGCACTGGGTTCGATTGTCTACAACCCAAGATTTATGATTGGATATGTTTTTGTACCCTCAAAGCACTAAACCTCACCACAACCTAATatttttgtacaaataaaaatacaaaataaatacaaatgtttacGTGCAGATCCATTTTAATGCAACAAACAAAAGTAAATATCGATGAGACAAAGTCCTTATCCCAAAATCATGTCATTCTTCAAGAACAGATGTAAACAATGCCGAAATATAACAAATAGTAGATTGTAAGTAGTCTTCAAACAAACGCGACTTGTATACAAACATAACAAGTTTGCCTTTCTCTATTACaatttaatgtttgtaataatGTCTATTAACGCAGGTATCTAAGATGGTTTATCGACGAAACACTTCGCCTTCGATACGTTGCTCCCGTAGCAACACGACTGAGCGGCAATAACACGAAGATACAGGGATACCATGTGCCAGAACAAGTATgcgagcctcgttctgggaaaactgggcttaatgcatgcgtaaagtgtcgtcttaaaTTGGCTTGTAcatatttgcacaaatatttgtaaCCGACTGCATCAGGCTAACTCACGGGAATAACATTTTCGCTCAAAGAATGAACCAGAAATGTAACGATTAATTTGTAACGAAAATTAGACAGTCTTTGTCGTATACATTGGTTTTAACAAAAAGCATATAAAACATTCCTTTCGAAAATAAATTTGGTGCGAGGTATAATGGACCCTGCAGTCGCTATGTTATTTGTTTCATTCTACAATATATGGTTGCGGCAAATCAGACAAAAGTGTAATCATTGTTTTTGTTGTGTCCTATTTCCCCATACAAATTTGCACCGATACTATGTGGTCAGTGGTCACATTTTTGCTTAATTATTCGAGGCGAGGTATGAAATGCGTATTTTATAAGTGACGGTCCCTATAAGAATACCAAAAAGCGTTATTAAACTTACGTTGACTGTAATCTTTAGGGTGGATAATAAAAGAATATTCTAATCACCATACGAGATTCTATTAGGCATATTTATTGTATCGTTATTTTGTGCTAAAGGTCATTTTCAATGAATGCTTTCAGACGCAGATTATTCATGCGTTAGGTGTCGTCATGAATTCAGAGACGTACTGGGAACATCCAGAACGGTACGggtaaattattaatttgttaaacaacCGTTTACGATATTGCATGCATTATTGTTTGTTTATCCATTATGCTATTGCCGAGTATTTCCAATTTGAATGCCGAAAAACACGTCTCATTGTGATTGTTATGGAAAAAAAGAAACGATTACATATATCTCACTCTATTTATATTGGCAGGTTCAATCCGGAGAGATTCGATACGTCTGAAAATTCCGATAAGGCCAAACGGTCTCCGCTAGCTTTTTGTCCGTTCGGATTTGCGGGAAGGCGAATGTGTCCCGGAAAAGCGTTTTTCTACGACGAAGCATTGATATTTCTTGGCACCCTCATCAGAGCGTTCGAGTTTAGCCTGGCGCCTGAAACCCCAACAAATATGGCGATAACCGAGGGACTTCTGACTCGTCCGCGCGACAAAGTAGTTCTCAAAATCAAGAAACGAACATGTGAATAAAGTTATTTTCATTcactatatattataatatatttcaatgttcaCCCTTGGCAACGAAATTCTTCTCTGTTTCAGGTGTAGATCTACACTGAGTTACCATCATAGCACAATGCATATTTGAGCGATAGTAAATACTTCACGGTTGTAGTTGTGTCCCGTTTATTTCAGCACATTGATTTTCATCGCAGGAAGACGTAGATAGCTCTCTACGAGCACGCTTGAGAGCGCTAGAGGAGCAGAGAGAGCGAgggagcgagagagagagagagagagag of Dreissena polymorpha isolate Duluth1 chromosome 15, UMN_Dpol_1.0, whole genome shotgun sequence contains these proteins:
- the LOC127860028 gene encoding cytochrome P450 3A19-like yields the protein MSFISPVFGSRSIQFVNGPEARERRRKYDMYLRKDAVHSHFYTFKQIADETTCQLGALEDPDHVTIYDVAFQMACRAVGVALFEEYFSHDDNILTFKALYEQFWPVLEKNFTSGLPEEGMDESEHFYSIVQDVHHIVRSMIEDHVTSGTDRKFIDVVMESNLDQTTVYGDILVYLVGGFHSVSTTLTWCLYHAALYPQMQTRIHGELSHVLGRAHIQPSALPELKYLRWFIDETLRLRYVAPVATRLSGNNTKIQGYHVPEQTQIIHALGVVMNSETYWEHPERFNPERFDTSENSDKAKRSPLAFCPFGFAGRRMCPGKAFFYDEALIFLGTLIRAFEFSLAPETPTNMAITEGLLTRPRDKVVLKIKKRTCE